From a region of the Eulemur rufifrons isolate Redbay chromosome 7, OSU_ERuf_1, whole genome shotgun sequence genome:
- the LOC138387893 gene encoding olfactory receptor 1L6-like encodes MPRSNQSHMTEFLLLGLTTDPKQQVWLFASFLAMYLVNVVGNSVIIAAIWGDALLHTPMYFFLSNLSLVDICFTTVIVPQMLVNMLIQRKTILFAQCLTQMYFFVAFGITDSFLLAAMAIDRYVAICNPLHYTTTMSPRRCLLLVMASWAVSHLHSLTHMILMARLSFCGPNIIHHFFCDVQPLLTLSCSDTSVNELLAFTEGSFVIMSPFILIIVSYVYITRTVLRLPSGGGRYKVFSTCGSHLMVVALFYGTIISVYIRPSSTYSVTKDRVVTVIYTVVTPMLNPFIYSLRNKDMKQALRKLTERTE; translated from the coding sequence ATGCCAAGGAGCAACCAGAGCCACATGACTGAATTCCTCCTTCTGGGACTGACCACTGACCCCAAACAGCAGGTGTGGCTCTTTGCCAGCTTCCTCGCCATGTACCTGGTCAATGTGGTGGGCAACTCAGTCATCATTGCAGCCATCTGGGGGGATGCCCTCCTCCACActcccatgtacttcttcctctccaacctgTCCTTGGTGGACATCTGCTTTACCACTGTCATCGTGCCACAAATGTTAGTGAACATGCTGATTCAGAGAAAGACCATTCTCTTTGCTCAGTGCCTCACCCAGATGTATTTCTTTGTGGCCTTTGGGATCACTGACAGCTTCCTCCTGGCTGCCATGGCCATTGACCGCTACGTGGCCATCTGTAACCCACTGCATTACACCACGACCATGAGCCCCAGGCGATGTCTCCTGCTGGTGATGGCTTCCTGGGCAGTGTCCCATCTGCACTCACTCACCCACATGATTCTCATGGCCCGCCTCTCCTTCTGTGGGCCCAACATTATCCACCACTTCTTTTGTGATGTCCAGCCACTGCTAACGCTCTCCTGCTCTGACACCTCCGTCAATGAGCTTCTGGCCTTCACAGAGGGCTCCTTTGTCATCATGAGTCCCTTTATCCTCATTATTGTCTCTTATGTGTACATCACCCGTACTGTTCTGAGGCTCCCCTCAGGGGGAGGCAGGTACAAGGTCTTCTCCACCTGCGGATCCCACCTCATGGTTGTGGCGCTATTCTATGGGACCATAATATCCGTGTACATTCGCCCCTCATCTACCTACTCAGTGACAAAAGATCGTGTAGTCACTGTCATCTATACAGTGGTCACCCCCATGCTGAACCCTTTCATCTATAGCCTTAGGAATAAGGACATGAAACAGGCCTTGAGAAAGCTAACTGAAAGAAcagaatag